A genomic segment from Bradyrhizobium diazoefficiens USDA 110 encodes:
- a CDS encoding nuclear transport factor 2 family protein codes for MSAAANKKLMQDIFAAAANPDPGARDRALFTASLADDARWVVTGQYSWSRTFTGKEAILNDLHGYVRTRLRDRTRTVAHRFIADSDIVVVEAKGDNVTPEGVRYDNDYCLVFRLEGGRIKEIREYCDSVLTEKALGPFPQTPARAAS; via the coding sequence ATGAGCGCTGCCGCCAACAAGAAACTGATGCAGGATATTTTCGCCGCCGCCGCCAACCCCGATCCGGGCGCGCGCGACCGCGCCCTGTTCACCGCAAGCCTCGCCGACGATGCCAGATGGGTCGTGACCGGCCAGTATTCCTGGTCGCGCACCTTCACCGGCAAGGAAGCGATCCTCAACGATCTGCACGGCTATGTGCGCACCCGCCTGCGCGACCGGACGCGCACCGTTGCCCACCGCTTTATCGCCGATAGCGACATCGTCGTGGTCGAAGCCAAGGGCGACAACGTCACGCCGGAAGGCGTGCGCTACGACAACGATTACTGCCTGGTGTTTCGCCTGGAGGGCGGCAGGATCAAGGAGATCCGGGAATATTGCGACTCGGTCCTGACCGAGAAGGCGCTCGGCCCGTTTCCGCAAACACCCGCGAGGGCCGCGAGCTGA
- a CDS encoding flavin-dependent oxidoreductase has translation MTVLIAGGGIGGLTLALSLHGIGVPVKVFESVAELKPLGVGINVLPHAVRELIELGLIDKLDASGVRTSELAYFSKHGKPIWSEPRGLEAGYKWPQFSIHRGTLQQLLLDTAIERLGRDSILTSHHLTGWTETADGVRADFIDKATGKAAGTYEGAIMIAADGIHSAAREKLYPDEGPPIWNGRILWRGVTPAKAFLTGRTMIMAGHEILKFVCYPISKVPDAAGNHLINWVAERHMPPTYQWRREDYNRTARLEEFLPWFESWQFDWLDVPGLIRNCPHAYEYPLVDRDPVSQWTFGRVTLMGDAAHPMYPIGSNGASQAILDARVIAREILAHGPTQAALLAYEAERRPATTDLVLLNRKNGPEQVMQLVEERAPDGFEVVTDVLSQHELEDIAANYKRVAGFQVEALNAKPPIVPRRADARGAST, from the coding sequence ATGACGGTACTCATCGCCGGCGGCGGCATCGGCGGGCTAACGCTTGCGCTCAGCCTGCACGGAATCGGCGTTCCCGTAAAAGTGTTCGAGAGCGTCGCGGAGCTGAAACCACTCGGCGTCGGCATCAACGTGCTGCCGCATGCCGTGCGCGAGCTGATCGAGCTCGGGCTGATCGACAAGCTCGATGCCAGCGGCGTGCGCACAAGCGAGCTCGCCTACTTCTCGAAGCACGGCAAGCCGATCTGGAGTGAGCCGCGCGGGCTGGAGGCCGGCTACAAATGGCCGCAATTCTCGATCCATCGCGGCACGCTGCAGCAGCTCCTGCTCGACACCGCAATCGAGCGGCTCGGCCGCGACAGCATCCTCACCAGCCATCATCTGACCGGCTGGACCGAGACAGCGGACGGCGTCCGCGCCGATTTCATCGACAAGGCGACCGGCAAGGCCGCAGGCACCTACGAAGGCGCGATCATGATCGCCGCCGACGGCATCCATTCCGCCGCACGAGAAAAGCTCTATCCCGATGAAGGCCCGCCGATCTGGAACGGCCGCATCCTCTGGCGCGGCGTGACGCCGGCAAAGGCATTCCTCACCGGCCGCACCATGATCATGGCCGGGCACGAGATCCTGAAATTCGTCTGCTATCCGATCAGCAAGGTGCCGGATGCGGCGGGCAACCATCTGATCAACTGGGTCGCCGAGCGCCACATGCCGCCGACCTACCAGTGGCGACGCGAGGACTATAACCGCACCGCGCGGCTGGAGGAGTTCTTGCCGTGGTTCGAGAGCTGGCAGTTCGACTGGCTCGACGTGCCCGGCCTGATCCGGAACTGCCCGCACGCCTACGAATATCCGCTGGTCGACCGCGATCCGGTGTCACAGTGGACGTTCGGCCGCGTCACGCTGATGGGGGATGCCGCGCATCCGATGTACCCGATCGGATCGAACGGCGCCTCGCAGGCGATCCTCGATGCCCGCGTCATCGCCCGCGAGATCCTGGCGCATGGCCCGACGCAGGCAGCGCTGCTCGCCTACGAGGCCGAGCGGAGGCCGGCGACCACCGACCTCGTCCTGCTCAACCGCAAGAACGGACCCGAGCAGGTGATGCAACTGGTCGAAGAGCGCGCGCCCGACGGCTTTGAGGTCGTCACCGACGTGCTGTCGCAGCACGAGCTGGAAGACATCGCCGCGAACTACAAGCGCGTCGCGGGGTTCCAGGTCGAGGCGCTGAATGCCAAGCCGCCGATCGTGCCGCGGCGCGCCGATGCGAGAGGCGCGAGCACCTAG
- a CDS encoding glutathione S-transferase family protein, translated as MLKLYYATGTCALATYITLEEAGADYTAERLSFKDNQQNSPDYLAINPKGRVPALVTDRGVLTETPAMLAYIAQTFPKAKLAPLDDPFDFAQVQSFNSYLCSTVHINHAHKMRGARWATQESSFADMKAMVPKTMGACFALIEQKMFRGPWVMGDQFTICDPYLYTLSTWLEGDSVDINATPKIADHFKRMSERPAVRKVMDAQKA; from the coding sequence ATGCTCAAGCTCTACTACGCCACCGGCACCTGCGCGCTCGCTACCTACATCACCCTGGAGGAGGCCGGCGCCGACTACACGGCTGAACGGCTGAGCTTCAAGGACAATCAGCAGAACAGCCCGGACTATCTCGCCATCAACCCGAAGGGCCGCGTGCCCGCGCTGGTGACCGACCGCGGCGTCCTGACCGAGACGCCGGCGATGCTGGCCTATATCGCGCAGACCTTTCCCAAGGCGAAGCTCGCGCCGCTCGACGATCCCTTCGACTTCGCCCAGGTGCAGTCGTTCAATTCCTATCTCTGCTCGACCGTGCACATCAACCATGCGCACAAGATGCGCGGCGCGCGCTGGGCGACACAGGAGAGCTCGTTCGCCGACATGAAGGCGATGGTGCCGAAGACCATGGGCGCCTGCTTCGCCCTGATCGAGCAGAAGATGTTTAGGGGGCCGTGGGTGATGGGCGATCAGTTCACGATCTGCGATCCCTATCTTTACACCCTGTCGACCTGGCTCGAAGGCGACAGCGTCGACATCAACGCCACGCCGAAGATCGCCGATCATTTCAAGCGGATGTCGGAACGGCCTGCCGTGCGCAAGGTGATGGACGCGCAGAAGGCGTAA
- a CDS encoding LysR family transcriptional regulator, translating to MNLNSLDLNLLTALDALLREANVSRAAMRIGLSQPATSHALQRLRDIFGDPLLVRTGARMELTPRAQALRAPLAQALDQVRGLFVPDEFDAARSERQFRLMMPDLAVELLMPPLMEKVTRAAPNVRVDVVPWRGPAIFHAEFARTIDLVISIGNAFKGFHRQLLYTDSDALAVRRGHPMGAKLKRRETFLAARHVGVIIRGNSEDLIDTWLRAKGIERHIALVVSGYLEALHVAARTDLVAFVPRRLIAALSRQLGLDTVTPPLDPGIDEQFMFYPTRAQMDSGSIWLRRLMLETGRELEKRRAG from the coding sequence ATGAATTTGAATTCGCTTGACCTGAACCTCTTGACCGCACTCGACGCGCTGCTGCGCGAAGCCAATGTCAGCCGCGCGGCCATGAGGATCGGCCTGTCACAGCCGGCGACGAGCCACGCGTTGCAACGCCTGCGCGACATCTTCGGCGACCCGCTGCTGGTGCGCACCGGCGCGCGCATGGAGCTGACGCCGCGGGCACAGGCCCTGCGCGCGCCGCTGGCACAGGCGCTCGATCAGGTGCGCGGGCTGTTCGTGCCGGATGAATTCGACGCCGCGCGCAGCGAACGGCAATTCCGCCTGATGATGCCGGACCTCGCGGTCGAGCTGTTGATGCCGCCCTTGATGGAGAAAGTGACGCGGGCCGCGCCCAACGTTCGCGTCGATGTCGTGCCGTGGCGGGGGCCTGCGATCTTCCACGCCGAGTTCGCCCGCACCATCGACCTCGTGATCTCGATCGGCAACGCCTTCAAGGGCTTTCACCGCCAGCTGCTCTACACCGACAGCGACGCGCTGGCGGTGCGGCGCGGCCATCCCATGGGAGCCAAGCTGAAGCGGCGCGAGACGTTCCTCGCCGCGCGCCATGTCGGCGTGATCATCCGGGGCAATAGTGAGGATCTGATCGACACCTGGCTGCGAGCCAAGGGCATCGAGCGGCACATTGCACTCGTCGTGTCAGGCTATCTCGAAGCGCTGCACGTCGCCGCCCGCACCGACCTTGTCGCCTTCGTGCCGCGCCGGCTGATCGCGGCGCTGTCGAGGCAGCTCGGCCTCGACACCGTGACCCCACCGCTCGACCCCGGCATCGACGAGCAGTTCATGTTCTATCCGACCCGCGCGCAGATGGATTCCGGCTCGATCTGGCTGCGGCGGCTGATGCTGGAGACGGGACGGGAGTTGGAGAAGCGGAGGGCCGGATAG
- a CDS encoding HAMP domain-containing methyl-accepting chemotaxis protein — protein sequence MPKFRLRIRGRLYAGFMALVAVGLVMAVVAIWNLRAVQDQVAKLSAFSDSTARVLEISTHLQAIQRANLRYIYDASEPAMKEASEREAAATELLKVGAQGTASEERRKLYEDLITDIARMRSLRDNLGDAVNEARTGKATLLPSGDELTVKMGKLVDTARAAVDEDTAALVADLESRLLLVQIANWRFLALRDTKGPANFRTNVDRAMQRLTALEKSPQATELRATLAPVKTSLGIYKSAFETTSAAMLQADEIYHKNLAPLIVESIGKLKVAETTLKKDYKDSRTTAEAVIEGTTSVQAIAGGLAVLFGLIVAFLIARSIVGPLTSMTRAMGLLAGGNLEVEIPGRGKADEIGDMAKAIEVFKNNMVDTERMRAEQVEVEARQAEGRKKDMVRLADQFEQAVGEIVDTVSSASNELEASAGTLTTTASRAQDLSTEVASASQEASANVQAVASATEELSSSVSEIARQVQESARIASEAVGQASRTNDRVGELSKAAARIGDVVELISTIAGQTNLLALNATIEAARAGEAGRGFAVVASEVKALAEQTAKATGEIGQQISNIQAATEQSVGAIREISGTIERLSEISSTVAAAVEQQGAATQEISRNVQQAAHGTQRVSTNIGDVQRGASETGSASSQVLSAARSLSADSNRLKQEVARFLNSVHAA from the coding sequence ATGCCGAAATTTCGTTTGCGGATCAGGGGACGCCTGTACGCAGGCTTCATGGCCTTGGTGGCGGTCGGTCTCGTGATGGCGGTGGTCGCCATCTGGAACTTGCGGGCCGTGCAGGATCAGGTCGCAAAACTCTCGGCGTTCTCGGACAGCACGGCGCGGGTTCTGGAGATCTCGACCCATCTCCAGGCGATCCAGCGGGCCAATCTGCGCTACATCTACGACGCCAGCGAACCTGCGATGAAGGAAGCTTCTGAACGGGAAGCCGCGGCGACCGAGCTGTTGAAGGTCGGAGCGCAGGGGACGGCCTCCGAGGAGCGGCGTAAGCTCTACGAAGATCTCATCACCGACATCGCCAGGATGCGGAGCCTGCGTGACAATCTCGGCGACGCCGTCAACGAGGCGCGAACCGGCAAGGCGACGCTGTTGCCGAGCGGCGACGAACTGACCGTCAAGATGGGCAAGCTGGTCGATACGGCGCGCGCAGCCGTTGACGAAGACACCGCGGCCCTCGTTGCGGACCTCGAATCCAGGCTCCTTCTCGTCCAGATCGCGAACTGGCGTTTCTTGGCCCTGCGCGACACCAAGGGGCCGGCCAACTTCAGGACGAATGTCGACAGGGCCATGCAGCGGCTCACGGCGCTCGAAAAGAGCCCGCAGGCGACGGAATTGCGCGCCACGCTCGCGCCGGTGAAGACCTCGCTCGGAATCTACAAATCCGCGTTCGAGACGACGTCGGCCGCGATGCTCCAGGCCGACGAGATCTATCACAAGAACCTCGCCCCGCTCATCGTCGAGAGCATCGGCAAGCTCAAGGTCGCCGAAACCACCCTGAAGAAGGACTACAAGGATTCGCGTACCACCGCCGAAGCCGTGATCGAGGGCACGACGTCCGTGCAGGCGATCGCGGGCGGCCTCGCCGTTCTGTTCGGGTTGATCGTCGCCTTCCTGATCGCCCGCAGCATCGTCGGTCCCCTGACCTCGATGACGCGCGCGATGGGGCTGCTCGCCGGTGGCAATCTCGAGGTCGAGATTCCCGGCCGCGGCAAGGCCGACGAGATCGGCGACATGGCCAAGGCGATCGAGGTGTTCAAGAACAACATGGTCGACACCGAGCGCATGCGCGCGGAGCAGGTGGAGGTCGAGGCGCGGCAGGCCGAGGGCCGCAAGAAAGACATGGTCCGGCTCGCCGACCAGTTCGAGCAGGCGGTCGGCGAGATCGTCGACACCGTGTCGTCGGCATCGAACGAGTTGGAGGCCTCGGCCGGCACGTTGACCACGACCGCCTCGCGGGCCCAGGACCTGTCCACGGAAGTCGCCAGCGCCTCACAAGAGGCCTCGGCCAACGTACAGGCGGTTGCCTCCGCGACCGAGGAGCTGTCCTCCTCGGTTTCGGAGATCGCCCGCCAGGTGCAGGAATCCGCCCGCATCGCCAGCGAGGCGGTGGGGCAGGCGAGCAGGACCAACGACCGGGTCGGCGAGCTCTCCAAGGCCGCCGCCCGCATCGGCGACGTGGTCGAGCTGATCAGCACCATCGCCGGCCAGACCAATCTGCTGGCGCTGAACGCCACCATCGAGGCGGCGCGCGCGGGCGAGGCCGGCCGCGGCTTTGCCGTGGTTGCCTCCGAGGTCAAGGCGCTGGCCGAGCAGACCGCGAAAGCGACCGGTGAGATCGGCCAGCAGATTTCCAACATCCAGGCCGCTACCGAGCAATCCGTCGGCGCCATCAGGGAGATCAGCGGCACGATCGAGCGGCTGTCGGAGATCTCGTCGACGGTCGCGGCGGCCGTGGAGCAGCAGGGCGCGGCGACGCAGGAAATCTCCCGCAACGTCCAGCAGGCGGCCCACGGCACCCAGCGCGTCTCGACCAATATCGGCGACGTGCAGCGCGGCGCCTCCGAGACCGGTTCGGCCTCCTCGCAGGTGCTCTCGGCGGCGCGCTCGCTGTCGGCCGACAGCAACCGGCTGAAGCAGGAAGTCGCGAGGTTCCTGAACTCGGTCCACGCCGCCTGA
- a CDS encoding DUF1127 domain-containing protein encodes MRIGRERSRARCQLAAMTERELQDCGMTRSEIAYELHKPRRRS; translated from the coding sequence ATGCGGATCGGGCGGGAGCGGTCCCGGGCCCGGTGCCAGCTCGCTGCCATGACCGAGCGGGAGCTGCAGGACTGCGGGATGACCCGGTCGGAGATTGCGTACGAGCTGCATAAGCCCCGCCGGCGAAGTTAA